A stretch of the Salmo salar chromosome ssa20, Ssal_v3.1, whole genome shotgun sequence genome encodes the following:
- the LOC106580958 gene encoding rab5 GDP/GTP exchange factor, with protein MSQGPERRGIHVDQSELLCTKGCGFYGNVAWQGLCSKCWREEYQQTRHKQIQEDHALAERLQMEETAAYANNHQGAAQPAAIAPLSKFEERKTKEKSRKVNTVTKFFTPSAKTPPKKDSVPGEAQSTPSPSVSRKPLETDCTTREFIDFLKTLKPGREIFKQCRAFTESMACKRDLGADELSECVQDFYQNLSDRLQTHFKGSSERVESVMDEVERYMMTRLYDEVFCPETTDDEKKDLAVQKRIRALHWVTIEMLCVPVDEEIPEVSDNVVKAITDVIEMDSKRVPRDKLICITRCSKHIFNAIKTTKKEAASADDFLPTLIYIVLKANPPRLQSNIQYITRFCNPSRLMSGEDGYYFTNLCCAVAFIEKLDGRSLNLSAEEFELHMSGQASPQRPQAAPSPPGSAAFSEMNERLDLQTGLGVRQEHVMEGARCLESDLIDWRDGVEHKVQDVLERFPLEMHPPASSAIDADNVENDLPPPLQPQLFAG; from the exons ATGAGCCAGGGGCCTGAACGTCGTGGGATCCATGTGGACCAGTCAGAGCTGCTGTGTACGAAGGGATGTGGTTTCTATGGCAATGTGGCCTGGCAGGGCCTCTGCTCCAAGTGCTGGCGGGAGGAGTACCAACAAACCAGACACAAACAGATCCAGGAGGACCATGCTCTggcagagag GTTACAGATGGAGGAGACGGCAGCATACGCTAACAACCACCAGGGGGCAGCCCAGCCTGCTGCCATCGCACCCTTAAGCAAATTTGAAGAGAGGAAAACCAAGGAGAAGTCACGGAAAGTCAACACAGTGACTAAGTTTTTCACTCCCTCAGCAAAGACACCACCCAAGAAAG ACTCTGTCCCTGGCGAGGCCCAGTCGACCCCCAGCCCCTCAGTGAGCCGCAAGCCCTTAGAGACGGACTGCACCACACGAGAGTTTATCGACTTCCTCAAGACACTGAAACCTGGTAGGGAGATCTTCAAACAGTGCCGGGCCTTCACAGAGAGCATGGCCTGCAAGAGG GACCTGGGTGCTGATGAGCTGTCTGAGTGTGTTCAGGACTTCTACCAGAACCTGTCAGACCGCCTGCAAACACACTTCAAAG GGTCGTCGGAGCGTGTGGAGAGTGTGATGGACGAGGTAGAGAGATACATGATGACACGTCTCTACGATGAGGTCTTTTGTCCTGAGACCACAGACGATGAGAAGAAAGACCTGGCTGTTCAGAAAAGAATCAG ggCCTTGCATTGGGTCACCATTGAGATGCTGTGTGTCCCTGTGGATGAGGAGATTCCTGAGGTTTCTGATAATGTGGTCAAAGCCATCACAG ACGTGATAGAGATGGACTCGAAGCGTGTGCCCAGGGACAAGCTGATCTGCATCACACGCTGCAGTAAGCACATCTTCAATGCCATCAAGACCACCAAGAAGGAGGCAGCATCTGCTGATGACTTCCTGCCCACCCTCATCTACATCGTCCTGAAGGCCAACCCTCCGCGACTGCAGTCCAACATCCAGTACATCACCCGCTTCTGTAACCCTAGCCGCCTCATGAGCGGAGAGGACGGATACTACTTTACCAACCTG TGCTGTGCGGTAGCCTTCATAGAGAAGCTGGATGGCCGGTCTCTGAACCTGAGCGCTGAGGAGTTTGAGCTCCACATGTCAGGCCAGGCGTCCCCCCAGCGGCCCCAGGCTGCCCCCTCCCCCCCAGGCAGTGCTGCTTTCAGCGAGATGAATGAGCGTCTGGACCTGCAGACGGGGCTGGGCGTGAGGCAGGAACACGTCATGGAGGGAGCTCGCTGCCTGGAGAGTGACCTCATCGACTGGAGGGACGGGGTGGAGCACAAAGTGCAGGATGTGTTGGAGAGGTTCCCCCTGGAAATGCACCCCCCCGCCTCTTCTGCCATAGACGCTGACAACGTGGAGAAcgacctgcctcctcctctccagccccAGTTGTTTGCCGGCTGA